From a single Litoribrevibacter albus genomic region:
- the uvrA gene encoding excinuclease ABC subunit UvrA, translating into MDKISVRGARTHNLKNIDLDIPRDKLVVITGLSGSGKSSLAFDTLYAEGQRRYVESLSTYARQFLSMMEKPDVDSIEGLSPAISIEQKSTSHNPRSTVGTVTEIYDYLRLLFARVGEARCPTHDLPLQAQTISQMVDQIMTLPEDSKIMLLAPVVRNRKGEHLHLFEDLQAKGYIRVRINGRIYELDERPDLDKNKKHTIEVVIDRLKVKPEIETRLAESLETTIELSEGIALVAYMDSDQEDLTFSAKHACPSCGYSIAELEPRSFSFNNPAGACPTCDGLGTKQFFDQSKIVVDESLSLATGAIKGWDKRSLYYFQLLDSIANHYGFSLDTAWKDLDSKFKKLILQGSGSEKVAFKHVTAKGDVYFKEQSFEGVLPNLDRRYKETESPLVREELSNYLSIQPCPSCDGARLKESSRHVFVNEQTLPSVTRLSVGDAQALFSSMELEGAKAQIADKIVKEIGDRLHFLVNVGLEYLTLDRSADTLSGGEAQRIRLASQIGAGLVGVMYILDEPSIGLHQRDNDRLLETLKRLRDLGNTVIVVEHDEDAIKLADYVIDIGPGAGVHGGQVISQGTPEEVSSDKNSLTGQYLSGIKQIEVPAQRHPVSDSWLELLGAGGNNLKDVNLKLPIGLMTCVTGVSGSGKSTLINTTLYPIMAHKLNGAHQSTTAPYQDINGVEHLDKVIDIDQSPIGRTPRSNPATYTGIFTGVRELFSGTQEARSRGYKPGRFSFNVKGGRCEACQGDGVIKVEMHFLPDIYVPCDICKGKRYNRETLEITYKGKNIHQVLDMTVEDAREFFDAIPAIARKLQTLLDVGLGYIKLGQSAITLSGGEAQRVKLSKELSKRDSGNTLYILDEPTTGLHFHDIQQLLTVLHKLRDRGNTVVVIEHNLDVIKTADWIVDLGPEGGKGGGTIIAEGTPEEVSQVAGSHTGHYLKAMLEN; encoded by the coding sequence ATGGACAAGATTTCCGTTCGCGGCGCCAGGACACACAACCTTAAAAATATCGACCTCGATATCCCTCGGGACAAGCTGGTAGTTATCACCGGCCTATCCGGTTCAGGAAAATCCTCACTGGCCTTTGATACGTTATACGCAGAAGGCCAAAGACGTTATGTTGAAAGTCTTTCTACTTACGCACGCCAATTCTTGTCCATGATGGAAAAGCCTGATGTAGATAGCATTGAAGGTTTATCTCCTGCCATTTCCATCGAACAGAAATCAACTTCACACAATCCTCGTTCAACCGTTGGTACGGTTACCGAGATCTACGACTACTTAAGACTGCTCTTTGCTCGTGTCGGTGAAGCCCGCTGCCCTACTCATGACTTACCGCTACAAGCTCAAACCATCAGCCAGATGGTGGATCAGATCATGACCTTACCGGAGGACAGCAAAATCATGCTTCTGGCTCCGGTGGTTCGTAACAGAAAAGGCGAACACCTGCATCTGTTCGAAGATCTACAAGCGAAAGGCTATATTCGCGTAAGAATTAATGGTCGCATCTATGAACTGGATGAACGTCCGGACTTAGACAAAAACAAAAAACATACAATTGAAGTGGTCATCGACCGCCTCAAAGTCAAACCTGAGATTGAAACAAGACTGGCGGAATCCCTAGAAACCACCATAGAGCTTTCTGAAGGGATTGCATTGGTCGCTTATATGGACAGCGATCAGGAGGACCTTACCTTCTCTGCAAAGCATGCCTGCCCGAGCTGCGGTTATTCCATTGCAGAGCTAGAGCCAAGATCTTTTTCATTCAACAACCCGGCAGGGGCCTGCCCTACCTGTGACGGGCTAGGGACAAAACAGTTTTTTGATCAATCAAAGATTGTCGTTGATGAATCACTGTCTCTGGCAACCGGGGCTATTAAAGGCTGGGATAAACGCAGCTTGTATTACTTCCAGCTTCTCGACTCCATCGCCAACCATTATGGCTTTTCACTAGACACGGCATGGAAGGATCTTGATTCAAAGTTCAAGAAGCTCATCCTTCAAGGCTCGGGCAGTGAGAAAGTAGCGTTCAAACATGTTACAGCCAAAGGCGATGTGTATTTTAAAGAACAAAGCTTTGAGGGTGTGTTACCAAACCTGGACAGACGCTACAAAGAAACTGAAAGTCCATTAGTCAGAGAAGAACTCTCAAACTACCTTAGTATTCAGCCCTGTCCTAGCTGCGATGGTGCTCGATTAAAAGAGTCATCTCGCCATGTCTTTGTTAATGAACAAACTTTACCATCCGTCACGAGACTGTCGGTTGGTGATGCTCAAGCGCTGTTTTCATCAATGGAACTCGAAGGGGCAAAAGCTCAGATTGCCGACAAAATTGTTAAAGAAATTGGCGATCGCCTTCACTTTCTGGTCAATGTAGGACTGGAGTACCTGACTTTGGACCGAAGTGCAGACACCCTCTCCGGCGGTGAAGCCCAGCGAATTCGTCTTGCAAGTCAGATCGGCGCCGGTTTGGTAGGCGTGATGTACATTCTCGATGAGCCTTCTATTGGCCTCCATCAACGAGACAACGATCGCCTGCTTGAAACACTGAAGCGTCTTCGCGATCTCGGCAATACAGTTATTGTCGTCGAACACGATGAAGATGCCATTAAACTTGCGGATTACGTAATTGATATCGGTCCAGGAGCAGGCGTTCACGGCGGTCAAGTGATCTCACAGGGTACACCTGAAGAAGTTAGCTCAGACAAGAACTCGTTAACCGGACAATACCTGTCAGGTATCAAACAAATTGAAGTGCCCGCTCAACGACATCCTGTAAGTGATTCCTGGTTAGAACTGCTTGGTGCCGGTGGCAATAACTTAAAAGATGTAAACCTTAAACTCCCTATTGGGCTTATGACCTGTGTCACCGGTGTTTCCGGATCAGGTAAATCAACGCTAATCAATACAACCCTTTATCCGATCATGGCCCACAAACTTAACGGGGCACATCAGTCAACCACCGCACCTTACCAGGACATCAATGGGGTTGAGCACCTAGATAAGGTTATTGATATAGACCAAAGTCCGATTGGCCGTACACCACGCTCGAACCCAGCCACATACACAGGTATATTCACCGGCGTTCGTGAGCTTTTCTCAGGAACACAAGAAGCTCGTTCTAGAGGCTATAAACCAGGTCGTTTTAGCTTTAACGTCAAAGGTGGGCGCTGTGAGGCCTGCCAGGGTGATGGGGTGATCAAGGTAGAAATGCACTTCCTACCTGATATTTATGTTCCATGTGACATATGTAAAGGAAAACGTTACAACCGAGAGACCCTCGAAATTACCTATAAAGGAAAAAACATTCACCAAGTTCTGGATATGACGGTTGAGGATGCACGGGAATTCTTTGATGCCATTCCAGCCATTGCCAGAAAGCTTCAAACCTTATTGGATGTTGGCCTTGGCTACATAAAGCTGGGGCAAAGTGCTATTACACTGTCAGGCGGTGAAGCTCAGCGGGTGAAGCTATCTAAAGAACTTTCTAAGAGGGACAGCGGCAATACGCTTTACATTCTGGATGAACCAACAACAGGGCTTCACTTCCATGATATACAGCAACTGCTCACAGTACTGCATAAGCTTCGTGATCGAGGAAACACCGTCGTAGTTATTGAGCACAATCTTGATGTGATTAAGACGGCAGACTGGATCGTGGACTTAGGTCCAGAAGGAGGTAAGGGAGGTGGTACCATTATTGCCGAAGGTACACCTGAAGAGGTTTCACAAGTAGCAGGCTCCCATACCGGGCATTATCTAAAAGCCATGCTAGAGAACTAA
- a CDS encoding LuxR C-terminal-related transcriptional regulator: MTALKKSLQNILLVGQQNLQNSVIINYLINEQHLSAQLTNQADAVKRISAEEELTSLLLLDVRDIRPEQAIRFLNELYQKNSAISVAFINVLSDSKFEKLIDHPTIAGIFYAHQPQSQVYKGINALLAGDLWIPRKLLKVYLQQTRTAYRTAEDSSQLLTKRELQILKLTATGATNAQIADKLNVSMHTVKTHMYNLFKKIGASNRVQAINWANENLDSDAVNRSNAA, from the coding sequence ATGACTGCTTTAAAGAAATCGTTACAGAACATTCTACTGGTCGGTCAACAAAACCTTCAAAACTCTGTGATCATTAACTATCTGATCAACGAGCAACATCTGTCAGCACAGCTAACCAACCAAGCAGATGCAGTTAAACGTATTTCCGCTGAAGAAGAGCTTACCAGCCTGTTACTGTTGGATGTACGAGACATTCGACCAGAACAAGCCATTCGCTTCCTCAATGAGCTTTACCAAAAGAACAGCGCGATTTCCGTTGCCTTCATCAACGTATTGTCGGATTCCAAGTTCGAAAAGCTGATTGATCATCCAACGATCGCAGGTATTTTTTACGCTCACCAACCACAGAGCCAGGTTTATAAGGGCATTAATGCTTTACTTGCTGGCGACTTATGGATTCCACGTAAACTGCTTAAAGTTTACTTACAACAAACTCGTACTGCCTACCGTACAGCAGAAGACTCCAGCCAGCTACTAACCAAGCGTGAGCTTCAGATTCTCAAGTTAACAGCTACTGGAGCGACTAACGCCCAAATTGCCGACAAGTTAAATGTCAGCATGCACACAGTCAAAACCCACATGTATAACCTGTTCAAAAAGATCGGGGCATCTAACCGGGTACAAGCCATTAACTGGGCCAACGAAAACCTGGACTCTGATGCAGTAAATCGTTCTAACGCAGCATAA
- a CDS encoding MFS transporter yields MNSNERISTLSLALLYSFRMLGLFMVLPVLSLYMSPESTGKTLEGATPLLIGLAIGGYGLTQALMQIPFGSLSDRYGRKFLITVGYCLFISGSLVAAMSDSIYGIIFGRVLQGGGAVAACIMALLGDLTSEQTRTRSMAMVGASIGVSFAISIVLGPIVDAYWGIHGIFWLTALLGVIGLVILWKMVPNPPNSVYSLETLSTKEGLSKSYFNGELQRVYWGVLILHALLTALFIFLPTKIIAAFDIEASMTGWIYLPVVVLGFVLAVPFILVAEVKRQMKWMMVLAVALMLLVTVSLMADVTAGYAMAMLLLVFFTAFNLMEATLPSLVAKLASAGTRGSAMGLFSSHQFLGAFIGGWLGGMALQWKGESFLLMACSGLLVLWLILVTTMQPPKFLKGLSLPFDLTGDSSSSLEALRQVEGVLEVYHYGEMQTLYIKYDPDLTNEGIIHKTLQGGRLA; encoded by the coding sequence ATGAATTCTAATGAGCGCATAAGCACGTTGTCACTGGCGTTGCTGTACTCATTTCGTATGTTGGGCCTGTTTATGGTGCTTCCGGTTTTATCACTTTATATGTCTCCGGAATCGACAGGTAAGACGTTAGAAGGGGCTACACCATTATTGATAGGTTTGGCAATAGGCGGCTATGGTTTAACTCAAGCTCTGATGCAGATTCCGTTTGGATCATTGTCTGATCGTTACGGACGAAAATTTTTAATCACGGTTGGATATTGCTTGTTCATAAGCGGCAGTTTGGTTGCTGCAATGAGTGATTCCATTTACGGAATTATTTTCGGTAGGGTACTACAGGGAGGCGGAGCTGTAGCTGCCTGTATTATGGCGCTGTTAGGTGATTTAACATCTGAACAGACTCGAACCCGTTCTATGGCTATGGTTGGCGCCAGTATCGGCGTTTCGTTTGCGATCTCGATAGTGCTTGGGCCTATTGTCGATGCGTATTGGGGCATTCATGGCATTTTCTGGTTGACGGCGTTGTTGGGTGTGATCGGCCTGGTGATTTTATGGAAGATGGTGCCGAACCCACCAAACTCTGTGTATTCCTTGGAAACTTTGTCGACGAAAGAAGGGTTGTCGAAGAGTTATTTTAATGGAGAGTTACAGCGCGTGTATTGGGGCGTTTTGATTCTTCATGCGCTGCTGACGGCGTTGTTTATTTTCCTTCCTACTAAAATCATTGCGGCTTTCGACATTGAAGCCTCTATGACCGGGTGGATCTACTTACCTGTAGTTGTATTGGGGTTTGTGCTGGCGGTGCCTTTTATTCTGGTGGCAGAAGTAAAACGTCAAATGAAGTGGATGATGGTTCTGGCTGTCGCGTTGATGCTGCTTGTGACGGTTAGTCTGATGGCAGATGTAACGGCTGGTTATGCCATGGCTATGTTACTTCTGGTCTTTTTCACGGCCTTTAATCTTATGGAAGCGACATTGCCATCCTTGGTGGCGAAGCTTGCTTCGGCAGGCACCCGTGGCAGTGCGATGGGGCTGTTCTCATCCCACCAGTTCTTAGGTGCGTTCATTGGTGGCTGGCTAGGCGGTATGGCGTTGCAATGGAAAGGTGAAAGTTTTCTTCTGATGGCCTGTTCTGGATTATTGGTTTTATGGTTGATTTTGGTTACCACCATGCAGCCGCCAAAGTTTTTGAAGGGATTATCTTTACCCTTTGACCTGACCGGTGATTCTTCTTCCTCTCTGGAAGCCCTTCGTCAGGTAGAAGGGGTGTTGGAAGTGTACCATTACGGAGAGATGCAAACTTTGTACATAAAATATGATCCCGACCTGACGAATGAAGGGATAATTCATAAAACTTTGCAGGGTGGCCGCTTGGCCTAA
- the ssb gene encoding single-stranded DNA-binding protein — MARGINKVILVGNLGQDPETRYTANNSAVTNITIATSESWTDKATGQKQERTEWHRVVLFNKLGEIAGQYLRKGSKVYIEGALRTRKWQDQQGQDRYTTEIVANDLQMLDSRGGDQMGGQPMNQQPMGGGYQQPAAAPVQQAPNMAPPAQPMHQQPAAAPVQQPYQPQPAAQPQSPAPAPGGFDDFDDDIPF; from the coding sequence ATGGCACGAGGAATTAACAAAGTCATCTTGGTCGGTAATCTTGGGCAAGATCCAGAAACAAGATACACCGCCAATAACAGTGCTGTGACGAATATCACCATTGCTACCAGTGAGTCGTGGACTGATAAAGCAACTGGTCAAAAACAAGAGCGTACTGAGTGGCATCGTGTTGTGCTATTCAACAAGCTGGGTGAGATCGCAGGTCAGTATCTTCGTAAAGGCTCTAAGGTGTATATCGAAGGCGCGTTACGTACTCGTAAATGGCAGGATCAGCAAGGTCAGGATCGTTACACGACTGAAATTGTTGCGAATGATTTACAGATGCTAGACAGCCGTGGTGGTGATCAAATGGGTGGACAGCCTATGAACCAGCAGCCAATGGGCGGCGGTTATCAGCAACCAGCGGCGGCACCTGTTCAACAAGCACCAAATATGGCGCCACCGGCTCAACCAATGCATCAGCAACCAGCCGCCGCGCCAGTGCAGCAGCCGTATCAGCCACAACCTGCGGCTCAACCTCAGTCGCCAGCTCCGGCACCAGGCGGATTCGACGATTTTGATGATGACATTCCGTTCTAA
- the mobA gene encoding molybdenum cofactor guanylyltransferase MobA gives MEIQGLILAGGQASRMGGVDKGLQLWNDQWLVRYPLKALEGLCGGILISCNRNLDRYLTLVDEIVEDQASDYQGPLSGLVSAIERIRAEWLLVSPCDTPLVTTSDFEQLLQAATQAPDHHLFALSDDEKSHPLHCLIHRSLFSEITAAFNDGERSVFRVFKRLGVIWVETDKAHMRNVNALEQLN, from the coding sequence ATGGAAATTCAAGGATTAATATTAGCTGGTGGCCAGGCTTCTCGGATGGGCGGCGTCGATAAGGGGCTCCAGTTGTGGAATGATCAGTGGCTGGTGCGTTATCCGCTGAAGGCGTTGGAAGGGCTGTGTGGTGGCATTCTGATTAGCTGTAACCGTAACCTTGATCGGTATCTGACGCTGGTGGATGAGATTGTGGAAGATCAGGCGTCTGATTACCAGGGGCCTTTGAGTGGATTGGTCAGTGCCATTGAACGAATCCGTGCAGAGTGGTTGCTGGTGTCGCCATGTGATACGCCGTTAGTAACGACGAGTGACTTTGAGCAACTGCTTCAAGCGGCAACACAAGCGCCTGATCACCATTTATTTGCCTTGTCTGATGATGAGAAATCCCATCCGTTGCATTGTCTGATTCATCGTTCACTGTTCTCTGAAATAACGGCCGCGTTTAATGACGGGGAACGAAGTGTCTTCCGTGTGTTTAAGCGGCTTGGGGTGATTTGGGTTGAGACCGACAAAGCGCATATGCGGAATGTGAATGCGCTGGAACAGTTGAACTAA
- the moaA gene encoding GTP 3',8-cyclase MoaA — protein sequence MALIDQFGRVVNYVRMSVTDRCDFRCVYCMAEDMTFLPKSSILTLEEIERIATAFVDLGVSKIRLTGGEPLIRNNVISLFQQLGKLDDLHDLVTTTNGSQLTTLAQPLRDAGVQRLNISLDSLNPERFKDLTRFGKLDTVLAGIDAAKDAGFKQIKLNSVIIKGRNDDEVLDLVNYAREKAIDISFIEEMPLGVITEHNRGESLCTSDEVRQIIEQEYELIPDTFKTAGPSRYYRFTNSDSRVGFISPHSHNFCGDCNRVRVTVEGRLLLCLGNEHSVDLREPLRNGCSDEELKAIIVDAMKIKPKSHEFDVHDEPQILRFMNTTGG from the coding sequence ATGGCTTTGATTGATCAGTTTGGACGCGTCGTGAACTATGTTCGCATGTCCGTAACCGACCGTTGTGACTTCCGATGCGTGTATTGCATGGCGGAAGACATGACCTTTCTGCCTAAATCATCGATCCTGACTCTCGAAGAAATTGAACGCATTGCAACAGCGTTTGTCGACCTTGGCGTCTCCAAAATCCGTCTCACCGGTGGCGAGCCACTGATCAGAAATAATGTCATTAGCTTGTTTCAACAGCTCGGCAAACTGGACGATCTGCATGATCTCGTTACCACAACCAACGGCAGTCAGCTAACAACGCTCGCTCAGCCACTTCGAGATGCCGGAGTTCAACGCCTTAACATCAGTCTCGATAGTTTAAACCCAGAACGTTTTAAAGATCTCACCCGATTCGGCAAGCTCGATACTGTGCTAGCAGGGATAGATGCGGCCAAAGACGCAGGTTTTAAACAAATCAAACTGAACTCAGTGATCATTAAAGGTCGAAATGACGACGAAGTTCTGGATTTGGTCAATTATGCCCGGGAAAAAGCCATTGATATCAGTTTCATTGAAGAAATGCCTTTGGGTGTGATTACGGAACATAATCGAGGTGAAAGCTTGTGCACCAGCGATGAAGTTCGTCAGATTATTGAGCAAGAATATGAATTGATTCCTGATACGTTCAAGACCGCAGGTCCTTCTAGGTATTATCGATTCACCAACAGTGACTCCAGAGTTGGCTTTATTTCGCCTCACTCTCATAACTTCTGTGGTGACTGTAACCGCGTACGAGTGACAGTCGAAGGCCGCTTATTGTTGTGTCTCGGCAACGAGCATTCGGTGGACTTAAGAGAACCGCTACGCAATGGCTGCAGTGATGAAGAGTTGAAAGCCATTATTGTTGATGCGATGAAGATCAAACCTAAAAGCCACGAGTTCGACGTTCATGATGAGCCGCAAATCCTTCGTTTCATGAACACCACTGGCGGTTAG
- a CDS encoding SDR family oxidoreductase: MKLMVVGSESQVGSELVTLLETQGIDFVAFDSDEQLFIDQRDIAQLIQEHQPDFLINSTLYPFVDRAEAEIERCRLKNLEIPRALAKACSTVDIPMLHLTSPYLFDGDKVGPYTEKDVPNPVNLYGEIHQTSEEAVSAILEKHIILRLGLVFSSGEDNFVGRVLDHGGQDERMEVIGQQLACPTSACSAAEVILAICKQLSCEINVWGIYHYCDVEAVTRREFLEAVIEEAERHPELNARHVEQVSSSQHKGSAKRPMNAVLNCQKLLYTFGIKQRSWRVELAKVVVKLADRRLKNSEPAN; encoded by the coding sequence ATGAAACTAATGGTGGTTGGTTCGGAGAGTCAGGTGGGGAGCGAATTAGTGACTCTGCTGGAAACGCAGGGCATTGATTTTGTGGCCTTTGACTCCGATGAACAGCTATTTATTGATCAACGGGATATTGCTCAGTTAATTCAGGAGCATCAACCGGACTTCCTGATCAACAGTACGTTGTATCCATTTGTTGATCGGGCGGAAGCCGAAATTGAGCGCTGCCGACTGAAAAACCTGGAGATCCCTCGCGCCCTTGCTAAAGCGTGCAGTACGGTGGATATTCCTATGCTGCATCTGACCTCCCCGTATTTGTTTGACGGCGATAAAGTGGGGCCTTATACCGAGAAAGACGTTCCCAATCCGGTTAACTTGTATGGTGAGATTCATCAGACCTCCGAAGAAGCCGTGTCTGCCATTTTGGAAAAGCACATTATTTTACGTTTAGGGCTGGTATTCAGTTCGGGCGAAGATAATTTTGTCGGGCGTGTACTGGACCATGGGGGTCAGGATGAGCGGATGGAAGTGATTGGTCAGCAGTTAGCCTGTCCGACTTCTGCATGCAGCGCCGCTGAAGTGATCCTAGCGATCTGCAAACAGCTGTCGTGTGAGATTAATGTCTGGGGTATCTATCATTATTGTGATGTCGAAGCTGTGACACGCCGAGAGTTCCTGGAGGCGGTCATTGAAGAAGCCGAACGTCATCCAGAGTTGAATGCTCGCCATGTTGAACAGGTTAGTAGCTCTCAGCATAAAGGGTCTGCGAAACGTCCGATGAATGCGGTTCTGAATTGTCAGAAACTACTTTATACCTTTGGAATTAAGCAGCGTTCCTGGCGTGTTGAATTGGCCAAGGTGGTAGTTAAGTTGGCTGATCGTCGATTAAAAAACTCAGAGCCAGCGAACTAG
- the moaC gene encoding cyclic pyranopterin monophosphate synthase MoaC → MSKFTHIDDHGNAIMVDVSEKNQTTRTSQAEGFVYMNDKTLAMVVEGSHKKGDVLAVARIAGIQAAKKTSDLIPLCHPLMLSSVKVDFDAQPEQGRIRVLSMCKLTGQTGVEMEALTAVSVACLTVYDMCKAVDKMMRIEGVRVLSKSGGKSGDWSVVND, encoded by the coding sequence ATGTCTAAATTTACGCACATTGATGATCATGGCAACGCGATCATGGTCGACGTGTCTGAGAAAAATCAAACGACGCGCACTTCACAAGCCGAAGGGTTTGTATACATGAACGACAAGACTTTGGCGATGGTCGTCGAAGGCTCTCATAAAAAAGGCGATGTTTTGGCGGTGGCAAGAATTGCCGGGATTCAGGCGGCAAAGAAAACGTCAGATTTGATCCCGTTGTGTCATCCCTTAATGTTGAGTTCAGTGAAGGTGGATTTTGATGCTCAGCCTGAGCAGGGACGAATTCGGGTGCTCTCAATGTGCAAGCTTACCGGGCAGACGGGCGTTGAGATGGAGGCTCTGACAGCCGTATCAGTGGCGTGTTTGACTGTCTATGACATGTGTAAGGCCGTTGATAAAATGATGCGGATCGAAGGTGTTCGTGTGTTGTCTAAATCAGGAGGAAAGTCGGGAGACTGGTCAGTCGTCAATGACTAG
- a CDS encoding HD-GYP domain-containing protein: MKYNKNMSDHQGSYRGCELIEVKLNTAQLEIGMYVKELDRPWLQTPFMFQGFRITTERELQQLRALCKHVTIEVEKHYWFSYQKHHINEKTQESSLKEPQVTTPLHKTLPEAKTLYDKANVEIHSILNKVKEAEDIDIEPIRETINGFVRSVVSNPNALLWLTRIKNRDEYTAEHCLRVAILSIAFGRHLDLDESELSLLGMCGMLHDVGKMIIPDEILNKPGKLTPEEYDVMKAHASRGGELLEQQSDLDPSIITVARHHHERLDGMGYPSNLKAENISLYTRIVTIVDAYDAISSERCYKPAATPAEALRILYENRGTQFDPELLQHFILMVGIVPTGSIVELNNGQVGIVLANNPQYKLKPKVLLVRDEQKRPQEERIINLAKCPIKADEKPLEISKALSNGSFGVDILDYTKSKEYPHLSEFNWL; the protein is encoded by the coding sequence TTGAAATACAATAAAAATATGTCAGACCACCAAGGTTCATATCGCGGTTGCGAACTCATTGAAGTAAAGTTGAATACAGCACAGCTTGAAATAGGTATGTACGTGAAGGAACTGGACCGTCCCTGGTTGCAGACACCCTTTATGTTTCAAGGCTTTAGAATCACCACCGAGCGTGAACTTCAGCAATTACGTGCCCTCTGCAAACACGTCACCATTGAAGTAGAGAAGCACTACTGGTTCTCCTACCAAAAGCATCACATCAATGAAAAAACCCAGGAGTCCTCTCTCAAAGAGCCGCAGGTCACGACACCACTGCATAAAACGCTCCCCGAAGCCAAAACGCTCTACGACAAAGCCAATGTTGAAATTCATTCAATACTGAACAAAGTCAAAGAAGCGGAAGACATTGATATCGAACCGATTCGGGAAACGATCAACGGCTTTGTTCGCAGCGTGGTTTCGAATCCAAATGCGTTACTCTGGCTAACCCGTATAAAAAACCGGGATGAATACACCGCCGAACACTGCTTGCGGGTTGCCATATTATCCATAGCCTTTGGACGTCACCTTGATCTGGATGAATCAGAACTGTCGCTTTTGGGAATGTGCGGCATGCTGCATGATGTCGGAAAGATGATTATTCCTGACGAGATTCTCAATAAGCCAGGTAAGCTGACTCCGGAAGAGTACGATGTGATGAAAGCTCATGCGTCGAGAGGCGGGGAACTTCTGGAGCAACAGAGCGATCTCGATCCGTCAATTATCACCGTCGCCCGACACCATCATGAGCGTCTCGACGGAATGGGATATCCATCCAATCTAAAAGCGGAAAATATCTCCTTATACACCCGCATTGTGACTATTGTTGATGCGTATGATGCCATTTCCAGTGAACGCTGCTACAAGCCCGCTGCTACACCCGCTGAAGCGCTGAGAATTCTCTACGAGAACCGTGGCACGCAATTCGACCCTGAATTGTTGCAACATTTCATCTTAATGGTCGGTATTGTACCTACCGGCAGTATTGTTGAATTGAATAACGGTCAGGTAGGCATTGTGCTGGCCAACAACCCACAATACAAACTCAAACCTAAGGTATTACTGGTTCGTGATGAACAGAAACGACCGCAAGAAGAACGAATCATCAACCTTGCAAAGTGCCCAATCAAAGCCGACGAGAAACCGCTGGAAATTTCTAAAGCGTTAAGCAATGGCAGCTTTGGTGTCGATATTCTGGATTACACTAAATCCAAAGAATACCCGCACTTATCTGAATTTAACTGGCTGTGA